A single region of the candidate division WOR-3 bacterium genome encodes:
- a CDS encoding hydrogenase iron-sulfur subunit has product MKLILCRCNGLINLPDLNLGPEIKIEWYDNLCNGNITVEPEEKTVIAGCSPSLLESLFPDIDAEFVNLKDHVFLINHPPEKAVELLLGAIAKLKTGPALKKKSFPIKNKTALVIGAGVAGLDLTETLSAAGIKVYLVEKEPFLGGTVAKLDRLYPEGTPWSHTILPLISKVIKKKNVEILSNGEIEDIKGTIGDYQIKIKIKPRGVVRCNNCGACVAVCPVQVNDHGRLRKAIYTTNTYPHFYAIDFSACTKCGECIKVCPGRIELSEKDQIVEINAGAVVVATGLKFYDLSQVAEYGYGRFPHVLNTLEFERKIVDGSLVPRKVVFICCAGSRDHAHLAYCSRVCCFLALKEAKLVKDRYPDTQVFVCAMDMRSYGNFEYFYTTLRELGISFIKGKPSEVQQRGENLIVKVEDLYTNELLEINADTVVLSGGFLPDIETFNRVGIKLDGRFPVLFENGKLGNTEIPRGIFVAGSASFPAGVAETLVDARKAAHEVISLLQKSSLETTQPNAYVNDENCSLCKTCISSCPYHAIGIEEEKIKIRSDLCMGCGICASACPAAASRLERFTAREISAWIEATAKTGDIIAFLCKWSAYNATEAAAAMKIKYPENVKILRVPCSGAVEPTHILQAINYGVRGVLVGGCYPDACHYGEGNFKARAREKFLAETIALLGLPPSRVRLEWIGKDEAHKFSQIIQELNQG; this is encoded by the coding sequence ATGAAATTAATTCTTTGCCGTTGCAACGGTTTAATAAACCTACCGGATTTAAATTTGGGACCCGAAATAAAGATTGAATGGTATGATAATCTATGCAATGGGAATATAACAGTTGAACCTGAGGAAAAAACGGTCATCGCCGGATGTTCACCCTCTTTGCTGGAAAGCCTGTTCCCCGATATCGATGCCGAATTTGTCAATCTAAAAGACCATGTCTTTTTGATAAATCATCCACCTGAAAAAGCAGTAGAACTACTCCTGGGTGCGATAGCAAAGTTAAAAACTGGACCAGCGCTTAAAAAGAAATCATTCCCGATAAAAAATAAAACTGCACTGGTCATCGGTGCGGGTGTAGCAGGGCTTGACCTGACAGAAACTTTAAGCGCGGCCGGGATTAAGGTATATCTGGTGGAAAAAGAACCATTTCTTGGAGGAACAGTTGCCAAACTGGACCGCCTTTATCCTGAAGGGACCCCCTGGAGTCACACTATCCTGCCCTTGATTTCCAAGGTGATAAAAAAGAAGAATGTTGAGATATTAAGCAATGGTGAGATAGAGGATATCAAGGGGACGATCGGAGACTACCAGATAAAAATAAAAATTAAACCCCGGGGAGTTGTTAGATGCAATAATTGCGGTGCCTGTGTAGCCGTCTGTCCGGTCCAGGTAAATGACCATGGTAGATTGCGTAAGGCAATTTATACAACAAACACCTATCCACATTTTTATGCGATTGACTTTTCTGCCTGCACCAAGTGTGGTGAATGTATAAAAGTTTGTCCGGGTAGGATTGAACTTAGTGAAAAAGACCAAATTGTCGAAATAAACGCTGGTGCTGTTGTTGTGGCTACTGGCTTAAAATTTTATGACCTAAGCCAGGTAGCAGAATATGGCTACGGCCGATTTCCCCATGTACTCAATACCCTTGAATTTGAGAGAAAGATTGTCGATGGTTCGCTCGTGCCCCGAAAAGTAGTCTTCATCTGTTGTGCAGGCTCAAGGGATCATGCCCATCTTGCCTATTGCTCTCGGGTCTGCTGTTTCCTCGCCCTCAAAGAAGCCAAATTGGTGAAAGACCGCTACCCTGATACCCAGGTGTTTGTCTGTGCTATGGACATGCGGAGTTACGGCAATTTTGAATATTTTTATACTACTTTAAGGGAATTGGGAATATCTTTCATCAAAGGCAAACCTTCCGAGGTCCAGCAACGAGGGGAGAATCTTATCGTTAAAGTGGAAGACCTCTATACCAACGAACTTTTAGAGATTAACGCGGATACGGTCGTCCTCAGCGGCGGTTTTCTCCCGGATATTGAAACCTTCAACAGAGTAGGGATAAAACTTGACGGAAGATTTCCGGTGCTATTTGAGAATGGAAAATTAGGTAATACTGAAATACCCCGTGGTATATTCGTGGCGGGCTCAGCCAGTTTCCCGGCAGGGGTCGCTGAAACATTAGTGGATGCCCGGAAGGCCGCCCATGAGGTCATCTCGCTATTACAAAAATCTTCATTGGAAACAACTCAACCCAATGCCTATGTCAATGATGAAAATTGTAGCCTTTGCAAGACCTGCATCAGTTCCTGTCCTTATCATGCGATTGGCATTGAGGAAGAAAAGATAAAAATTCGTTCCGACCTATGTATGGGATGTGGAATATGTGCAAGTGCCTGTCCGGCCGCAGCGAGCCGTCTGGAAAGATTTACCGCCCGGGAGATATCCGCATGGATTGAAGCCACCGCAAAAACTGGTGATATCATCGCTTTTCTCTGTAAATGGTCGGCCTATAATGCCACTGAGGCAGCGGCCGCGATGAAGATAAAATACCCAGAGAATGTAAAAATTCTCCGGGTCCCCTGCAGTGGAGCAGTGGAACCCACCCATATCCTTCAAGCCATTAATTACGGTGTCCGGGGTGTCCTGGTCGGAGGGTGTTATCCCGATGCCTGCCATTATGGCGAAGGCAATTTTAAAGCACGTGCCCGAGAAAAATTTCTTGCTGAGACAATCGCCTTGCTGGGTTTGCCTCCAAGCCGCGTCCGGCTGGAGTGGATTGGGAAAGACGAAGCTCATAAATTTAGTCAAATCATCCAGGAGTTAAATCAGGGCTGA
- a CDS encoding CoB--CoM heterodisulfide reductase iron-sulfur subunit B family protein codes for MKKYVLFLGCTVPVRAQHYELAVRNVARELGIEFVDLKEGSCCGFPLKALDAETALLLAARNVGLASNLELDVATLCNSCTAMLADAQIKLKHGEFRRKFTDLGFTYPKEIRVRHFVRILYEDIGIENLKKAIKKPLNNLKIIAHYGCHYLRPSYLHAFDNVENPHTLDELVALTGATAIEYQEKKLCCGGSVLGVDEELALKMANEKLTVAKNNGADALISICPFCTVMYEDNQRKVETKFNASYNLPVLYYPQLLGLGMGLNPDACGLKFNRIRPDNILSKL; via the coding sequence ATGAAAAAGTATGTACTCTTTCTGGGGTGTACGGTGCCCGTACGGGCCCAGCATTATGAACTCGCCGTGCGTAATGTTGCCCGAGAACTCGGCATAGAATTTGTTGATCTCAAAGAAGGATCATGCTGTGGATTTCCTTTAAAAGCACTGGATGCAGAAACAGCACTTCTTTTAGCCGCACGCAATGTTGGACTCGCCAGCAATTTGGAACTTGATGTAGCCACCCTCTGCAACTCTTGTACCGCAATGCTTGCAGATGCCCAGATTAAATTAAAACACGGAGAATTCCGCCGAAAATTTACTGATCTTGGTTTTACCTATCCTAAAGAAATCCGGGTCCGACATTTTGTCCGCATCCTTTATGAGGATATCGGAATCGAAAATCTTAAAAAAGCGATAAAAAAACCCCTTAACAATCTAAAAATAATCGCCCATTATGGCTGCCATTATCTCCGGCCTTCCTACCTTCATGCTTTTGATAATGTAGAAAATCCCCACACCCTGGATGAACTCGTGGCGCTCACCGGGGCAACCGCAATTGAATATCAGGAAAAAAAGCTTTGCTGCGGTGGTTCGGTATTAGGCGTTGATGAAGAACTTGCTTTAAAAATGGCGAATGAGAAACTCACCGTAGCAAAAAATAATGGGGCTGATGCCCTGATCTCCATCTGTCCCTTCTGTACGGTGATGTATGAAGACAATCAAAGGAAAGTGGAAACAAAGTTTAATGCATCATATAATCTCCCTGTCCTTTACTATCCACAATTGCTGGGTCTGGGAATGGGACTCAATCCCGATGCCTGTGGCTTAAAATTCAATCGAATTAGACCAGATAATATTCTCTCAAAGTTATAA